The genomic region GTTACCGAGACCATTCGTAAATGTATTTAAAATATATAATGTTGGTCCTACGATAAATACAGTCACTAACACGATAAATGCAATCAACATATTGAGATTACTTAAAATCTTAATTCCTTTACTAATACCTGACCATGTCGACCACGTAAAAAGAATCGTCGCAACAACGATAATCACAACTTGTGTCGTAAAGTTAGATGGCATATTGAATAAAAAATTCAAACCTTCGCCAATTTGGAGTGCCCCAAATCCTAACGTTGCAGCAACACCTGTCACCGTCGCAATAATCGCCAGAATATCAAGCACGTAACCAAACGTCCCAGCCATACGCTTATACCCAAACAAAGGTGTCAACGTCGCACTGACTAAACCAGGATAACCTTTATGATAGTTAAAATAAGCAAACACGAGAGCGACTATCCCATATACCGCCCACGCATGTATACCCCAATGAAAAAAAGCAAATTGAAAACTATCATTAATCGCTTCTTGCGTCCCCAATGGATGGATAGGGGCTGACTTAAAAGCGTGCGAAATGGGTTCAGCTGTTGTCCAAAAAACTAAGCCAATCCCCATCCCAGCACTAAATAACATCGCAAACCAAGATTTTAAAGAAAATTCCGGTTCTTCTCCTTCTTTACCTAGCGTAATCTGACTATATCTTGAAAATAATAAGTAAAGACACACTAAAAAGAGCGCCAAAACTAAAAGTAAATAATACCAACTAAAATATTTGGAAATCCACGCCGTCACCTTCTGCGTCATATTTTCCATATCATTAGGGAAAAGTGCGCCACTTAATACAAAAACGGTACACAATATTAAAGAAACCCAAAAAACGGCACCTACTCGGCTTGTTTTCATAAATTAAAACACCTCTGTATTTGTTTTCCTTCTTTTTCCCTAAATCCTGATCACTAACCTAAAATTTTATGACTAACTTACCAACGTGCGATTGATGCTCCATCTTTTCATGTGCTCGATATACATTCTCAGTTGTTAAGCCTTCTAAGACCTCTGTTAGCGTCGCTTGATACGTGCCATCCTGTAATTTTAAAGCCAAATCATCAAGATACTTTTGATAATATTGCGTTTCAATCTCATAAGTCAATCGTGTAAACATAGATTCGTGCGTTAATGTCACACTTTTTTGTTTCAACGCATTTAAATCTTGTTTTTCTTTAAATGTCACAAGTGTCATAATATGTCCGCGTGGCTTAATCAAATCGATCATCACATCGTAATACATATCTGTATCATACGTACAGAAAATATAATCTGGTTGCGGTAAGTGTTGTGCATCAAATTGTGAAACTAAATCTTCACGATGATTTAACACTATATCAGCTCCCATTTTTCGAGACCACGTCATCGTTTCATCTCTAGAAGCTGTCGTTATGACTTGTAACCCATACGCTTTCGCAATTTGCGTTGCGATGGATCCCACACCGCCTGCACCATTAATAATGAGCAATGTCTTACCTTTATTTTGCTCTGGATTTTCTGAAATACCAAAAACATCAAATAGCGTCTCATATGCTGTAAACGCCGTTAAAGGTAAACTAGCACCTTCTTCAAATGTCAATTGTTCAGGTAAATGCGTCATATACGCTTCATCTAATACTTGATAAGTTTGATTCGACCCTTCCCATTTAGGTGCACCGACAAACATCACACAATCCCCTACTTTAAAACGTGTCACATCTTCACCTACTGCTTCAACAACACCTGCCCCTTCATATCCTAATACACGTGCTTCAGTCTGAAGTGGTGTTTGACGCGTCTTTGTATCAATCGGATTCACACCTGATGCATGAACAGCTATTCCTACTTCATGAGCATTCACTATTGGTTTTTCACGTGTCACTTTTTCAAATAAATTCCCATCTGACAATTTAAAAGCGTGTTTTGCAATAATAGACTTCATCGAACTTCCCCTTTCTTAATAAAATAAAACAATCTTCTCTAAAAAATATTTGACTATATCATTTCATTATATCAATGAAAAGAAAAGACATGTATCATTAAGATTTCTCGATTATTGATTATCAATTGGTCATTCCAGTATTATCATTATATCTAAAAATTCAGAAAAAAATGGTATACTTCATTCTAAATAAACATAGTTCTAAAACTGCGTAGCTTCTTGAGTTTTTCTAAATTCGTTTTACTTCTTTCTAAATAATCATAGTTCTAAAATTATTCCTCTTTTCTTAGTCACATGCTTATGTTTTACTTCTTTCTATATAATCGTAGTTCTAAAACATACTCGACAATTTCATAATTTGCAGAGTTGTTTTACTTCTTTCTAAATAATCATAGCTCTAAAACAACACTTTCCACATTAGCCCAATTTTATCGTTTTACTTCCTTCTAAATAATCATAGCTCTAAAACCCAACTAATTTGTCAGTGATAGGGTCGTCAGTTTTACTGCTTTCTAAATAATCATAGTTCTAAAACGGAAGACCAGTTGAGCAAGAAGTAGTTAAGTTTTACTTCTTTCTAAATAATCATAGTTCTAAAACTTTTCGTCATAAGCTGTACGTGTAATATCGTTTTACTTCTTTCTAAATAATCGTAGTTCTAAAACAAACGTTCTAAAATGAATCGACACGTACTGTTTTACTTCTTTCTAAATAATCGTAGTTCTAAAACTAAGTGGCGCATCAAACAAAACTGGCTCATGTTTTACTTCCTTCTAAATAATCATAGCTCTAAAACGTAATTCGAGAATAAGTATCGAATAAAAATGTTTTACTTCTTTCTAAATAATCGTGGTTCTAAAACACGATCTAACTCTTTTAATTCGTAAGGTAGTTTTACTTCTTTCTAAATAATCGTAGTTCTAAAACGCGCCCATTTTAAGATGCAATTTGCATATGTTTTACTTCCTTCTAAATAACCATAGTTCTAAAACAAGGCGGTGCATTAGAAGGAAAAACAAAAAGTTTTACTTCTTTCTAAATAATCATAGTTCTAAAACTTGTCATAAGTTGACCTAACCAAAAATCAGTTTTACTTCTTTCTAAATAATCATAGTTCTAAAACCGTACCCTTTTTTTGTGTTACATGTTTATGTTTTACTTCTTTCTAAATAATCATAGTTCTAAAACATGTACTCACCAGGTTTTTCAAATTCAACGGTTTTACTTCTTTCTAAATAATCATAGTTCTAAAACTCACCTAATTTCTTTTTGTAATCTTCAATGTTTTACTTCTTTCTAAATAATCATAGCTCTAAAACTTAACTAACGTGATACATGTTTCTTCTAAGTTTTACTTCTTTCTAAATAATCATAGTTCTAAAATTATTCCTCTTTTCTTAGTCACATACTTATGT from Staphylococcus felis harbors:
- a CDS encoding zinc-binding alcohol dehydrogenase family protein; translated protein: MKSIIAKHAFKLSDGNLFEKVTREKPIVNAHEVGIAVHASGVNPIDTKTRQTPLQTEARVLGYEGAGVVEAVGEDVTRFKVGDCVMFVGAPKWEGSNQTYQVLDEAYMTHLPEQLTFEEGASLPLTAFTAYETLFDVFGISENPEQNKGKTLLIINGAGGVGSIATQIAKAYGLQVITTASRDETMTWSRKMGADIVLNHREDLVSQFDAQHLPQPDYIFCTYDTDMYYDVMIDLIKPRGHIMTLVTFKEKQDLNALKQKSVTLTHESMFTRLTYEIETQYYQKYLDDLALKLQDGTYQATLTEVLEGLTTENVYRAHEKMEHQSHVGKLVIKF
- a CDS encoding BCCT family transporter; this encodes MKTSRVGAVFWVSLILCTVFVLSGALFPNDMENMTQKVTAWISKYFSWYYLLLVLALFLVCLYLLFSRYSQITLGKEGEEPEFSLKSWFAMLFSAGMGIGLVFWTTAEPISHAFKSAPIHPLGTQEAINDSFQFAFFHWGIHAWAVYGIVALVFAYFNYHKGYPGLVSATLTPLFGYKRMAGTFGYVLDILAIIATVTGVAATLGFGALQIGEGLNFLFNMPSNFTTQVVIIVVATILFTWSTWSGISKGIKILSNLNMLIAFIVLVTVFIVGPTLYILNTFTNGLGNYIANFFDMSLRMPIDNDEKLNWMKSWTVFYWAWWISWAPFVGIFIARVSKGRTIKEFIVGVLFVPAFVCFIFFAVFGASAIYLQANGIADIAHEATETATFAMLSHFPLGYVISILTLIVVMIFFVTSADSATYVLGMLSTKGDHFPKSIVKVSWGIMLALFALIMLLTGGTQAIQNLLIIAALPFSFVIILMVWSLFKALAVERPRLKKDS